A single genomic interval of Arthrobacter globiformis harbors:
- a CDS encoding DEAD/DEAH box helicase: MPSQPDDSAALAIQTPAINDRSLAAGLAYAMGGRVSGISFDSATGLMLGKVRGGSEVPYSTTAKLVRKGGGWSCTVGVCSCPVRKDCKHVAALLFAAEDNPAVRVQLLSPADVSRVSREKSVPALSDWEQALSPLISQAGPAQQIGGTPLALQFEVEEPAPHFSYTGRRDPLRSVRQLKARPVIMGAKGKWIRGDVSWNTLSYLNFKRECNQAHVEWLQAFLAAHTGGANRPYSSSSLWLGLNTFAGKNLWGLLEEARQIGVALVHNRGQEPVKVAAAPAAVGLNLGRYGSDGQEGGLELASTITVDGTEVDPASVGTIGRPAHGIFLTSSGDALPGVAADEIITLAPLESGLSEELLAFVTAGSTLHIPARDEGRFLTGFYPKLKQTARVTAADESVELPELALPTLSLLANYGADHRVRLHWEWHYKSGTIVTAQPLWRHPGDHGYRDDPAEARILEAVGQPWDVVPKLGESATGGWGTPRLAAAAELSGLDTLAFTEEVLPRLRNTPGVDVDISGDIADYREAEEAPVVAISTKATDQRDWFDLGIVITLEGQPVSFAALFSALAAGQTRMLLPSGAYFSLDLPELHQLRALIDEARALQDNSGDKDAPLQISRFQAGLWDELAQLGIVDEQASAWRTAVGGLLEGGVQGLPLPATLNAELRPYQLEGYNWLSFLYRHSLGGVLADDMGLGKTVQALALMCAAKEHAASAADVKEEATTADDGGTPFLVVAPTSVVGNWEAEAARFAPGLTVRAVGETFAKSGADPAEALAGADIVITSYALFRIDYESYAGRHWAGLVLDEAQFVKNHQSKAYQCARKLPAAFKLAITGTPLENNLMEFWALTSIVAPGLFASPSRFAEYYQKPVEKNGDKGQLDKLRRRVRPLMMRRTKEQVIKDLPPKQEQILEVVLNPRHQKVYQTHLQRERQKILGLIEDVNKNRFTIFQSLTLLRQLSLDASLVDESLSGVRSSKLDVLFEQLEDLVAEGHRALIFSQFTGFLGKVRERLREENIEFCYLDGGTRNRTDVVNEFKNGTAPVFLISLKAGGFGLNLTEADYVFLLDPWWNPASEAQAVDRTHRIGQARNVMVYRLVAKDTIEEKVMALKAKKSQLFADVMEGDALSGGALTADDLAGLFND; this comes from the coding sequence ATGCCTTCCCAACCGGACGACAGTGCGGCACTGGCAATCCAGACTCCCGCGATCAACGACCGCTCGCTCGCGGCCGGGCTCGCCTATGCCATGGGCGGCCGTGTCTCCGGGATCTCGTTCGACTCCGCCACCGGCCTGATGCTCGGCAAGGTCCGCGGCGGCTCCGAGGTGCCTTACTCCACCACCGCCAAGCTGGTCCGGAAGGGCGGCGGCTGGAGCTGCACGGTGGGCGTCTGCAGCTGCCCGGTCCGCAAGGACTGCAAGCACGTGGCCGCGCTGCTGTTCGCAGCCGAAGACAACCCGGCCGTGAGGGTGCAGCTCCTATCCCCCGCCGACGTCTCGCGGGTGTCGCGGGAAAAGTCCGTGCCGGCGCTCTCGGACTGGGAGCAGGCACTCAGCCCCCTGATCTCGCAGGCCGGCCCCGCCCAGCAAATTGGTGGCACTCCCCTGGCCCTGCAGTTCGAGGTGGAGGAACCGGCCCCGCACTTCTCCTACACCGGCCGCCGGGATCCGCTCCGCAGCGTCCGCCAGCTCAAGGCCCGCCCGGTGATCATGGGTGCGAAGGGCAAATGGATCCGTGGCGACGTCTCGTGGAACACGCTGAGCTACCTGAACTTCAAGCGCGAGTGCAACCAGGCCCATGTGGAGTGGCTGCAGGCCTTCCTCGCCGCGCACACCGGCGGCGCGAACCGGCCTTACTCGTCGTCGTCCCTCTGGCTGGGACTGAACACCTTCGCCGGCAAGAACCTGTGGGGCCTGCTGGAGGAAGCACGGCAGATCGGCGTGGCGCTGGTGCACAACCGCGGCCAGGAACCGGTGAAGGTGGCGGCGGCACCCGCCGCGGTCGGGCTTAACCTGGGCCGCTACGGAAGCGACGGGCAGGAAGGCGGCCTGGAGCTCGCGTCCACCATCACCGTCGACGGCACCGAGGTTGATCCGGCGTCGGTGGGCACCATCGGACGCCCGGCGCACGGCATTTTCCTCACCTCCAGCGGGGACGCGCTCCCGGGGGTCGCCGCGGACGAGATCATCACCCTCGCCCCGCTCGAGAGCGGACTGAGCGAGGAGCTGCTGGCCTTCGTCACGGCGGGCAGCACGCTGCACATCCCGGCCCGGGATGAAGGACGCTTCCTCACCGGCTTCTACCCCAAGCTCAAGCAGACCGCGCGCGTGACGGCGGCGGACGAGTCCGTAGAGCTGCCAGAGCTCGCCCTCCCGACTCTCTCGCTGCTGGCCAATTACGGCGCCGACCACCGTGTGCGCCTGCACTGGGAATGGCACTACAAGTCGGGCACCATCGTCACGGCACAGCCGCTCTGGCGCCATCCCGGCGACCACGGCTACCGTGACGATCCGGCGGAAGCCCGGATCCTGGAGGCAGTGGGGCAGCCGTGGGACGTGGTGCCCAAGCTGGGTGAGTCGGCCACCGGCGGCTGGGGCACGCCGCGCCTCGCAGCCGCTGCGGAGCTGAGCGGGCTGGACACGCTCGCCTTCACGGAGGAGGTGCTCCCCCGGCTGCGGAACACGCCCGGCGTCGATGTGGACATCTCGGGCGACATCGCGGACTACCGGGAGGCCGAAGAGGCGCCGGTGGTGGCGATTTCCACCAAGGCAACCGACCAGCGCGACTGGTTCGACCTTGGCATCGTAATCACCCTCGAGGGCCAGCCGGTGTCCTTCGCGGCCCTTTTCTCCGCCCTCGCTGCGGGGCAGACACGCATGCTCCTGCCCAGCGGCGCCTACTTCTCCCTCGACCTTCCCGAGCTGCACCAGCTGCGGGCCCTGATCGACGAGGCCCGCGCGCTGCAGGACAACTCGGGCGACAAGGACGCTCCTCTGCAGATCAGCCGCTTCCAGGCCGGCCTGTGGGATGAACTTGCCCAGCTGGGGATCGTGGACGAGCAGGCGTCCGCCTGGCGCACAGCCGTGGGCGGGCTGCTGGAGGGCGGCGTCCAGGGCCTGCCGCTGCCGGCCACGCTCAACGCCGAGCTGCGCCCGTACCAGCTGGAGGGCTACAACTGGCTGAGCTTCCTGTACCGCCACAGCCTCGGCGGTGTGCTCGCCGACGACATGGGCCTGGGAAAGACCGTGCAGGCACTGGCCCTGATGTGCGCTGCCAAGGAACACGCCGCGTCTGCCGCGGACGTTAAGGAAGAGGCCACAACAGCCGACGACGGCGGCACGCCCTTTTTGGTGGTGGCGCCCACCAGCGTCGTGGGCAACTGGGAGGCCGAGGCAGCCCGCTTCGCGCCCGGCCTCACGGTCCGCGCCGTCGGCGAGACATTTGCCAAAAGCGGTGCCGACCCCGCCGAGGCCTTGGCCGGGGCGGACATCGTCATCACGTCCTACGCGCTGTTCCGGATCGACTACGAGTCCTACGCGGGACGTCATTGGGCCGGGCTGGTGCTGGACGAGGCGCAGTTCGTCAAGAACCACCAGTCCAAGGCCTACCAGTGCGCCCGCAAGCTTCCGGCGGCGTTCAAGCTGGCCATCACCGGCACGCCGTTGGAAAACAACCTCATGGAGTTCTGGGCCCTGACCTCCATCGTGGCGCCGGGGCTGTTCGCGAGCCCTTCGAGGTTCGCCGAGTACTACCAGAAGCCGGTGGAGAAGAACGGTGACAAGGGGCAGCTGGACAAGCTCCGCCGCCGGGTCCGTCCGCTCATGATGCGCCGGACCAAGGAGCAGGTCATCAAGGATTTGCCGCCCAAGCAGGAGCAGATCCTTGAGGTGGTGCTCAACCCGCGGCACCAGAAGGTTTATCAGACACACCTGCAGCGCGAGCGGCAGAAGATCCTGGGCCTCATCGAGGACGTGAACAAGAACCGCTTCACCATCTTCCAGTCGCTGACGCTGCTGCGCCAGCTCAGCCTGGACGCCTCACTGGTGGACGAGTCGCTGTCCGGTGTGCGGTCAAGCAAGCTGGACGTGCTGTTCGAGCAGCTGGAGGACCTCGTGGCCGAAGGCCACCGGGCCCTGATTTTCAGCCAATTCACCGGCTTCCTGGGCAAGGTCCGCGAGCGCCTCCGCGAGGAGAACATCGAGTTCTGCTATCTCGACGGCGGCACCCGGAACCGTACCGACGTCGTCAATGAGTTCAAGAACGGCACGGCGCCCGTGTTCCTGATCAGCCTCAAGGCCGGCGGGTTCGGCCTCAACCTGACCGAGGCCGACTACGTATTCCTGCTCGATCCGTGGTGGAATCCCGCGTCAGAGGCGCAGGCGGTGGACCGCACGCACCGCATTGGCCAGGCCAGGAACGTCATGGTCTACCGGCTGGTGGCCAAGGACACCATCGAGGAAAAGGTCATGGCGCTCAAGGCCAAGAAGTCCCAGCTTTTCGCGGACGTAATGGAGGGCGATGCGCTCTCCGGCGGCGCGCTCACCGCGGACGACCTGGCGGGGCTCTTCAACGACTGA
- a CDS encoding bifunctional SulP family inorganic anion transporter/carbonic anhydrase: MPSPAATDPRPIHPGRSRIPVLARLTSGLRWDLPASLVVFLVAVPLSLGIAAASGAPVMAGLIAAAVGGIVAGSLGGSPLQVSGPAAGLTVIVAGLIEQFGWPVTCAITVAAGILQVLLGMAKVGRVALAIAPVVVHAMLAGIGIIIVLQQLHVMLGSEAGEAALHNIVALPDSLAALDPQAAFLGAVVIALLAGWKHMPAAVRRVPGPLVAVVAATLLSLPFNSDVDRITFDGSLLDALSLPHLPQGEWTAIAVGVVTIALVASVESLLSAVAVDKMHHGERTNFNRELLGQGAANVTSGMLGGLPVTGVIVRSATNVEAAARTRKSAVLHGIWVLVFSLLLAGVIQLVPQAVLAGLLIMIGIRLVKVADFQTARVTGDLAVYAATLLTVVFVNLLAGVLIGLALAVLLVLWRVVRASIHAEPLGGTAEGRWRVVIDGSCTFLSLPRLSKVLAAVPPAAHVTVELDVDYLDHPVHDTLEAWRVRHVNNGGSVEIEETGTATLHAALAGTPARGSSRSALRGGFAPWRSWQRDAAPLPAGAAGHVPAPVRSVLNGVDSYHRRHAHLLRPHVQELSTFQDPDTLFITCADSRLVPNLITSSGPGDLFTVRNVGNVVGSDRLEPSVEASLKFALDELSVTSVVVCGHSGCGAMTALLAGPASGQKASDPSPDGKEERCPVQSWLDHGRPSLESFHAGHPVQVAAEKAGYGAVDQLAMVNVAVQLERLQQHASLQDTVRSGDVHVTGLFYDIATARVLQITPTGISHLDPLPRAEELAPA, from the coding sequence ATGCCCTCGCCAGCCGCCACGGATCCACGACCCATCCATCCCGGCAGGAGCCGGATACCAGTCCTGGCACGCCTGACATCGGGCCTCCGCTGGGACCTGCCGGCGTCCCTCGTGGTGTTTCTCGTTGCCGTTCCGCTGTCCCTCGGCATCGCCGCGGCGTCGGGCGCGCCGGTCATGGCGGGACTGATCGCGGCCGCAGTGGGAGGCATCGTCGCCGGCAGCCTGGGCGGCTCGCCGCTGCAGGTCAGCGGCCCGGCAGCGGGCCTGACCGTCATCGTCGCAGGCCTCATCGAGCAGTTCGGCTGGCCCGTCACCTGCGCCATCACTGTGGCCGCCGGCATCCTCCAGGTGCTGCTTGGCATGGCCAAGGTGGGGCGTGTGGCGCTTGCCATCGCGCCGGTGGTGGTGCACGCGATGCTTGCCGGGATCGGCATCATCATCGTCCTGCAGCAGCTGCATGTGATGCTTGGCAGCGAAGCCGGCGAAGCGGCGCTGCACAACATTGTGGCACTGCCGGACAGCCTGGCCGCCCTCGATCCGCAAGCCGCGTTCCTGGGGGCTGTGGTGATCGCGCTGCTGGCCGGCTGGAAGCACATGCCGGCAGCCGTCCGCCGCGTCCCCGGCCCGCTGGTGGCCGTGGTGGCCGCGACCCTGCTGTCCCTCCCGTTCAATTCCGACGTCGACCGAATCACCTTTGATGGTTCGTTGCTGGACGCCCTCTCACTTCCGCACCTGCCGCAGGGGGAGTGGACCGCCATAGCGGTCGGCGTCGTCACAATCGCCCTGGTGGCGAGCGTGGAGTCGCTGCTGTCCGCCGTCGCCGTCGACAAGATGCACCACGGCGAGCGTACAAATTTCAACCGTGAACTGCTCGGCCAGGGCGCTGCCAACGTGACGTCAGGCATGCTGGGCGGCCTGCCCGTCACCGGCGTGATCGTCCGCAGTGCCACAAATGTCGAGGCCGCGGCGCGCACCCGCAAGTCCGCCGTCCTCCACGGCATCTGGGTCCTGGTCTTTTCCCTGCTGCTGGCGGGAGTCATTCAGCTGGTGCCCCAGGCCGTGCTTGCCGGGCTGCTCATCATGATCGGCATCCGCCTCGTGAAGGTGGCCGATTTCCAGACGGCACGCGTCACGGGCGACCTGGCCGTTTATGCCGCCACGCTGCTCACGGTGGTGTTCGTCAACCTCCTGGCCGGGGTGCTGATCGGGCTCGCGCTGGCAGTGCTGCTGGTCCTGTGGCGTGTGGTCCGGGCCAGCATCCACGCGGAGCCCCTCGGCGGAACAGCCGAAGGCCGCTGGCGCGTGGTCATCGACGGCTCCTGCACGTTCCTGTCGCTTCCCCGCCTGAGCAAGGTGCTGGCCGCGGTGCCGCCGGCGGCGCATGTCACGGTGGAGCTCGACGTGGACTACCTCGACCACCCGGTGCATGACACCCTGGAGGCCTGGCGTGTGCGGCACGTGAACAACGGCGGCAGTGTCGAGATCGAGGAAACCGGCACCGCCACGCTCCACGCCGCCTTGGCGGGAACTCCCGCACGCGGCTCGTCGCGCTCGGCACTGCGCGGCGGCTTCGCGCCCTGGCGGAGCTGGCAGCGGGACGCTGCGCCGCTGCCCGCAGGGGCAGCCGGACACGTCCCGGCCCCGGTGCGCTCGGTGCTCAACGGCGTGGACAGCTACCACCGCCGCCACGCCCACCTGCTGCGTCCGCACGTCCAGGAACTGTCCACCTTCCAGGACCCCGACACGCTTTTCATCACCTGCGCCGATTCCCGGCTGGTGCCCAACCTGATCACCAGCAGCGGCCCGGGGGACCTGTTCACGGTCCGGAACGTGGGCAACGTGGTGGGGAGCGACCGCCTCGAACCGTCTGTTGAGGCATCCCTGAAGTTCGCCCTCGACGAGCTGTCGGTGACCTCAGTGGTGGTCTGCGGCCACTCCGGCTGCGGCGCCATGACCGCCCTGCTCGCCGGACCTGCCTCCGGCCAGAAGGCCTCGGACCCGAGTCCGGACGGGAAGGAGGAACGTTGCCCCGTCCAGTCCTGGCTGGACCACGGACGGCCGAGCCTCGAGTCGTTCCATGCCGGTCACCCCGTCCAGGTTGCAGCTGAGAAAGCCGGGTACGGCGCGGTGGACCAGCTGGCCATGGTCAACGTTGCTGTCCAGCTCGAGCGGCTGCAGCAGCACGCCAGCCTGCAGGACACCGTCCGGAGCGGTGACGTCCATGTGACGGGCCTGTTCTATGACATCGCCACGGCCCGGGTCCTGCAGATCACGCCCACGGGCATCAGCCACCTGGATCCGCTGCCGCGGGCCGAAGAGCTGGCCCCGGCCTGA
- a CDS encoding phosphogluconate dehydrogenase C-terminal domain-containing protein translates to MSAEQLTVAVIGAGGKMGMRVSRNLQKSSHTVFYSENSPGGQDRVRAEGREITATDEAVKGADVVILAVPDTVLGVVSEGVVPQMKSGAILLTLDPAAAYAGLLAQREDVVQAVAHPCHPSVFLERTTKEEWADTFGGEGAPQNVVAAIDEDATEDTKAAAEATIRVIYAPVIDVHWVTVKQLAILEPTLVETVACMIGTLLNEALHETVHTAGVPEEAAKAMLFGHVQIALTNALRGSNPFSEACEIAIQYGKDTIIKDDWKKIFDDSELDSVIAKMLKLDAVKR, encoded by the coding sequence ATGTCTGCAGAACAGTTGACCGTCGCCGTTATCGGAGCCGGAGGCAAGATGGGGATGCGCGTTTCCCGCAACCTCCAGAAGTCCAGCCACACCGTGTTCTACTCCGAGAACTCACCCGGCGGCCAGGACCGCGTCCGCGCCGAAGGCCGTGAAATCACCGCCACCGACGAGGCCGTCAAGGGCGCCGACGTCGTGATCCTCGCCGTTCCGGACACCGTCCTGGGCGTCGTGTCCGAAGGCGTCGTCCCGCAGATGAAGTCCGGCGCCATCCTGCTCACCCTGGACCCGGCCGCCGCCTACGCCGGCCTGCTCGCCCAGCGCGAGGACGTCGTCCAGGCCGTGGCCCACCCCTGCCACCCGTCCGTGTTCCTGGAGCGCACCACCAAGGAAGAATGGGCCGATACCTTCGGCGGCGAGGGCGCCCCGCAGAACGTCGTCGCCGCGATCGACGAGGACGCCACCGAGGACACCAAGGCTGCCGCCGAGGCCACCATCCGCGTCATCTACGCCCCCGTGATCGACGTCCACTGGGTCACCGTGAAGCAGCTCGCCATCCTCGAGCCCACCCTCGTGGAGACCGTGGCCTGCATGATCGGCACCCTGCTCAACGAAGCCCTGCACGAGACCGTCCACACCGCCGGCGTGCCTGAGGAAGCAGCCAAGGCCATGCTGTTCGGCCACGTGCAGATCGCCCTCACCAACGCCCTGCGCGGCTCCAACCCGTTCTCCGAGGCCTGCGAAATCGCCATCCAGTACGGCAAGGACACCATCATCAAGGACGACTGGAAGAAGATCTTCGACGACTCAGAGCTCGACAGTGTCATCGCCAAGATGCTGAAGCTGGACGCCGTCAAGCGCTAA
- a CDS encoding sugar phosphate isomerase/epimerase family protein: MNATGGHGSRIGLSSYAFFWQLSDRVSRPLSIHEALGRTAALGVDLFQICDYAPLETMTDDELRAVRATSDSFGISLELGTKGIRPEHLRRFLHIAKILGAPLLRTMFNVPGHTPTADEAVEIFTEILPEFKAAGVRIALETYEQVPTSRILEVVERVGSLYLGVCSDPANTVAALESPREVIDAVAPHVLNMHIKDFAFSRKEGWVGFTYSGAPLGEGLLDYDYMALKLQPKERNINQIVEHWLPWQDSEDETIRLENQWTQQSLDFLRSK; this comes from the coding sequence ATGAACGCCACTGGAGGCCATGGTTCAAGGATCGGACTGAGTAGCTACGCGTTTTTCTGGCAGCTTTCGGACCGGGTTTCGCGTCCGCTGAGCATCCACGAGGCGCTCGGGCGGACCGCGGCGCTGGGTGTGGACCTGTTCCAGATCTGCGACTACGCACCGCTGGAAACCATGACCGACGACGAACTGCGGGCCGTGCGGGCCACCTCCGACTCGTTCGGGATCAGCCTGGAGCTCGGCACCAAGGGCATCCGGCCCGAGCACCTGCGCCGGTTCCTGCACATCGCCAAGATCCTGGGTGCGCCGCTGCTGCGGACCATGTTCAACGTCCCGGGCCACACCCCGACGGCGGACGAGGCGGTGGAAATCTTCACCGAGATCCTGCCCGAGTTCAAGGCAGCCGGGGTGCGGATCGCGCTGGAGACCTACGAACAGGTACCCACGTCCCGGATCCTGGAGGTCGTGGAGCGCGTCGGAAGCCTGTACCTGGGCGTGTGCAGCGACCCGGCCAACACCGTGGCGGCCCTGGAGTCGCCGCGTGAGGTGATTGACGCCGTCGCACCCCACGTCCTGAACATGCACATCAAAGACTTTGCGTTCAGCCGCAAGGAGGGGTGGGTCGGGTTCACATACTCCGGCGCGCCGCTCGGCGAAGGCCTTCTGGACTACGACTACATGGCCCTGAAGCTTCAGCCCAAAGAAAGAAACATCAACCAGATCGTCGAACACTGGCTGCCGTGGCAGGACTCCGAGGACGAAACCATCCGCCTCGAAAACCAGTGGACCCAGCAAAGCCTCGATTTCCTAAGGAGCAAATGA
- a CDS encoding triose-phosphate isomerase family protein, whose product MSLPANPSAAGSVRQRAIIGVSLKMYFGYERTLGWCRDVADIASAHPAVRSGDIELFALPAHPVLPECARILSAAGAAAGAQDIFWEDEGAFTGEVSGKMVAETGGRYAEVGHAERRRIFGEDDDVIGLKTAAAYRNGLTPVLCVGEPDRGTPADAIKHCTREIDGVLNRAGSLGSTGRTIVAYEPQWAIGAAEPASPKFISEVITGLDDHLRSRAGQEDSRVIYGGSAGPGLISQLGPAVAGLFLGRFAHNPAAVRDILDEAAERLGLTEPGLLEPALLQTVGGRA is encoded by the coding sequence GTGTCACTTCCTGCTAACCCCTCCGCCGCCGGTTCAGTCCGGCAGCGGGCGATCATCGGCGTCAGCCTGAAGATGTACTTCGGCTACGAACGCACCCTGGGCTGGTGCCGGGACGTGGCTGACATCGCCTCGGCCCACCCGGCCGTCCGCAGCGGCGACATTGAACTGTTTGCCCTGCCGGCCCACCCGGTCCTGCCCGAGTGCGCGCGGATCCTGTCCGCCGCCGGGGCGGCGGCCGGCGCCCAGGACATTTTCTGGGAGGACGAAGGCGCCTTCACCGGCGAGGTCAGCGGCAAGATGGTGGCCGAAACCGGCGGCCGTTACGCCGAGGTGGGCCACGCCGAACGGCGCCGCATCTTCGGCGAGGACGACGACGTGATCGGGCTGAAGACCGCCGCGGCCTACCGCAACGGCCTCACCCCGGTGCTGTGCGTGGGCGAACCCGACCGCGGCACCCCGGCGGACGCCATCAAGCACTGCACCCGCGAAATCGACGGCGTCCTGAACCGGGCCGGAAGCCTCGGCAGCACCGGGCGCACCATCGTGGCCTACGAGCCGCAGTGGGCCATCGGTGCAGCCGAACCGGCCTCGCCTAAGTTCATCAGCGAAGTCATCACCGGGCTGGACGACCACCTGCGCAGTCGCGCGGGCCAGGAGGACAGCCGGGTGATCTACGGCGGCAGCGCCGGCCCCGGCCTCATCAGCCAGCTCGGTCCCGCCGTCGCCGGACTGTTCCTGGGCCGCTTCGCCCACAATCCGGCAGCCGTCAGGGACATCCTGGACGAGGCCGCAGAGCGCCTTGGACTCACGGAACCGGGTCTGCTGGAACCGGCACTGCTGCAAACCGTGGGGGGCCGGGCATGA
- a CDS encoding ribose-5-phosphate isomerase: MSAKLRLIVGSDDAGFEYKEALKADLEASELVESVQDVGVDATSHTPYPSVAIAAAELIAAGKADRALLVCGTGLGVAIAANKVPGIRAVTAHDSFSVERSILSNNAQVLTFGQRVVGLELARRLAKEWLTYTFDESSASAEKVTLIKDYEGVTSC, encoded by the coding sequence ATGAGCGCCAAACTGCGCCTGATCGTCGGTTCCGACGACGCCGGATTCGAGTACAAGGAAGCCCTGAAGGCGGACCTGGAAGCCAGCGAACTGGTCGAGTCCGTGCAGGACGTCGGAGTGGACGCCACGAGCCACACCCCGTACCCGTCCGTGGCCATCGCCGCCGCCGAACTCATCGCCGCCGGCAAGGCCGACCGCGCCCTGCTGGTCTGCGGCACGGGCCTGGGCGTCGCCATCGCCGCGAACAAGGTCCCCGGCATCCGCGCCGTCACCGCGCACGACAGCTTCTCCGTTGAGCGCTCCATCCTGAGCAACAACGCCCAGGTCCTCACCTTCGGCCAGCGCGTCGTGGGCCTGGAGCTCGCCCGCCGGCTCGCCAAGGAATGGCTGACGTACACCTTTGATGAGTCCTCGGCATCCGCCGAGAAGGTCACCCTGATTAAGGACTATGAAGGTGTCACTTCCTGCTAA
- a CDS encoding dihydroxyacetone kinase family protein produces the protein MTRLFNEPAAFADEMIEGFVASHGLWVRRVSGGVARSTKSTADTVALVIGGGSGHYPAFAGLVGQGLAHGAAMGNLFASPSAQQVYSVAKVANNGAGVLLGYGNYAGDVLHFTQAQERLRREGIDCRSIAVTDDVSSAPLEERAKRRGIAGDLTVFKVAAAAAEAGYSMDATVEIAERANDRTRSFGVAFTGCTLPGAENPLFTVPEGRMAVGMGIHGEPGIAETDIPTADELAALLVTKLLTEVPDGLLAPGARVVPILNGLGSVKYEELFVVYRRVAQLLAEAGLEAVDPQVGELVTSFDMAGTSLTLFWLDEELETLWNAPADAPSFRRGAVTAAALDTAALSAGELSAEAAEDVVIPEATDESRAAAVRVLAALAAAKDVVDANVEELGRIDAIAGDGDHGIGMERGVRAAVEAATDAVDRGAGAASTLHLAADAWADRAGGTSGALWGMALRAVGDAIGDSNTPDGGAVAAGVAEAAASIMGFGKAKVGDKTLVDVLVPFRDALSAAVGSGQSLTDAWGAAATVAQQAAEETANLLPLMGRARPHAEKSLGTPDAGAVSMALIVRAIHNTFAEAKAAATTTKENA, from the coding sequence ATGACCCGCCTGTTCAATGAACCCGCAGCGTTCGCTGATGAGATGATCGAGGGCTTTGTTGCCTCCCACGGCCTGTGGGTGCGGCGCGTTTCCGGCGGCGTGGCCCGCAGCACGAAGAGCACAGCGGACACGGTGGCGCTGGTGATCGGCGGCGGTTCCGGGCACTATCCGGCGTTCGCCGGGCTGGTCGGCCAGGGCCTGGCCCACGGTGCCGCGATGGGTAACCTCTTCGCATCCCCTTCGGCGCAGCAGGTCTACAGCGTGGCCAAGGTCGCCAACAACGGTGCCGGCGTCCTGCTGGGCTACGGCAACTACGCCGGCGATGTCCTGCACTTCACCCAGGCACAGGAGCGCCTCCGCCGTGAGGGCATCGACTGCCGCAGCATCGCCGTCACGGACGACGTTTCTTCCGCCCCGCTGGAGGAGCGCGCGAAGCGGCGCGGCATCGCAGGGGACCTGACGGTCTTCAAGGTCGCGGCCGCCGCAGCCGAGGCCGGCTACAGCATGGACGCCACGGTGGAAATCGCCGAGCGTGCCAACGACCGCACCCGGTCCTTCGGCGTCGCGTTCACCGGCTGTACCCTTCCCGGGGCCGAGAACCCGCTGTTCACCGTCCCGGAGGGCCGGATGGCCGTGGGTATGGGCATTCACGGTGAGCCCGGCATCGCTGAAACGGACATCCCGACGGCGGACGAACTCGCCGCACTGCTTGTCACCAAGCTCCTCACCGAGGTCCCGGACGGGCTCCTGGCGCCAGGCGCCAGGGTGGTGCCTATCCTCAACGGCCTGGGCAGCGTGAAGTACGAGGAACTGTTCGTGGTTTACCGCCGCGTCGCCCAGCTCCTGGCCGAGGCCGGTCTGGAAGCCGTTGACCCGCAGGTCGGCGAGCTGGTCACGAGCTTCGACATGGCCGGCACCTCGCTGACCCTCTTCTGGCTCGACGAGGAACTGGAAACCCTCTGGAACGCACCCGCTGACGCGCCTTCCTTCCGCCGCGGTGCCGTCACGGCCGCTGCCCTCGACACTGCTGCCCTCAGCGCCGGCGAACTGTCCGCGGAAGCGGCAGAAGACGTGGTGATCCCGGAAGCCACGGACGAGTCGCGTGCAGCTGCAGTGCGTGTCCTGGCCGCCCTCGCCGCCGCGAAGGACGTCGTTGACGCCAACGTCGAGGAACTGGGCCGCATCGATGCGATCGCCGGCGACGGCGACCACGGCATCGGCATGGAGCGCGGTGTCCGGGCCGCGGTCGAGGCCGCAACGGACGCCGTCGACCGCGGTGCCGGTGCGGCCAGCACGCTGCATCTGGCCGCCGACGCTTGGGCCGACCGGGCCGGCGGCACCTCCGGTGCGCTCTGGGGCATGGCCCTGCGGGCAGTCGGGGACGCGATCGGGGACAGCAACACGCCCGACGGCGGCGCTGTAGCTGCCGGAGTGGCCGAGGCCGCCGCCTCGATCATGGGCTTCGGCAAGGCAAAGGTGGGCGACAAGACCCTTGTGGACGTGCTGGTTCCGTTCCGCGACGCCCTGTCCGCCGCCGTCGGCTCCGGGCAGTCCCTCACCGACGCTTGGGGCGCGGCAGCCACCGTGGCCCAGCAGGCCGCCGAGGAAACCGCCAACCTGCTGCCCCTCATGGGCAGGGCACGCCCGCACGCCGAGAAGAGCCTCGGCACACCCGATGCCGGCGCCGTATCCATGGCGCTGATCGTCCGCGCCATCCACAACACCTTCGCTGAGGCGAAAGCTGCAGCAACCACCACTAAGGAGAACGCATGA